From Borrelia sp. RT5S, the proteins below share one genomic window:
- a CDS encoding CheR family methyltransferase, giving the protein MDIKEIHLGDDELSGHRVRESSFVNLDFKVVSFNIGDDNYLIDIMKVKEIRKSSNFTYVPNARRYVVGLDNLRGEIISIIDLRIMFNLKTSEKDLEDIMVLRNEDLLIGIIVDRVNNVFSIDSSLIQDPHPVLSQDALIKYIKGVVEHEGKLYILLDIDKVFNYDEEDEGLLAGETSAALPIEENLIELTEPSNDFIDDLEVMRDNLFQYSFNTSLVNSEFLREVGIKLGMTSVSDESYGRFLGEFYSKSTGCLWDGSYLREFQDEIVARHMSGIGGVGSVLNIFEVGCGDGKETISFVNALCESYKKLFRVTAIDNDLTRVIGTSNLVFSEAEIGLSEIYRKNSFEQSPGLYKFKAEIMDNILFEYSDAILSEFPEDLGIIFLRDVLCFLNDEEQALILGTIAKKTVSGALLILGDNEKLKDSDIFVKERSVEHFNLYKKV; this is encoded by the coding sequence ATGGACATAAAAGAGATTCATTTAGGAGACGATGAGTTAAGTGGGCATAGGGTTAGAGAATCTAGCTTTGTGAATTTGGACTTCAAAGTAGTGTCTTTCAATATTGGTGATGATAATTATTTAATAGATATCATGAAAGTTAAAGAAATTAGAAAATCTAGCAATTTTACATATGTTCCAAATGCTAGGAGGTATGTGGTTGGTCTTGACAATTTAAGAGGAGAGATAATATCTATCATTGATTTAAGGATAATGTTTAATTTAAAGACCAGCGAAAAGGACCTTGAGGATATCATGGTCCTCAGAAATGAAGATTTATTAATTGGTATTATTGTTGACAGGGTTAATAATGTTTTCTCGATTGATTCTTCTCTAATACAAGATCCTCATCCTGTTTTATCTCAAGATGCGCTTATAAAGTACATAAAGGGAGTAGTTGAACATGAGGGCAAGTTGTATATACTCCTTGATATAGATAAAGTTTTCAATTATGATGAGGAAGATGAAGGCTTATTGGCAGGTGAGACAAGTGCTGCTTTGCCTATAGAAGAAAATCTAATTGAACTTACTGAGCCCTCTAATGATTTTATAGATGATTTAGAGGTTATGAGGGATAATCTTTTTCAATATTCTTTCAATACATCTTTGGTAAATAGCGAGTTTTTAAGAGAAGTTGGAATAAAATTAGGTATGACCAGTGTTAGTGATGAATCTTATGGTCGATTTTTGGGTGAGTTTTATTCAAAGTCGACAGGATGCTTGTGGGATGGTAGTTATTTAAGGGAATTTCAGGACGAGATTGTTGCCAGGCATATGAGTGGTATTGGCGGTGTTGGTTCTGTTTTAAATATTTTTGAAGTTGGGTGTGGAGATGGGAAGGAGACAATATCTTTTGTGAATGCTTTGTGTGAATCTTATAAAAAACTTTTTAGAGTAACGGCTATTGATAATGATTTGACCAGGGTGATTGGTACTTCTAATTTAGTTTTCTCAGAAGCTGAAATTGGTTTGAGCGAGATTTACAGAAAGAATTCCTTTGAACAGAGCCCAGGACTTTATAAGTTTAAGGCAGAGATTATGGATAATATTTTGTTTGAATATTCGGATGCCATTTTATCGGAGTTTCCTGAGGATTTGGGAATTATTTTCTTAAGGGATGTTTTGTGTTTCTTAAATGATGAGGAGCAAGCTTTGATTTTAGGTACAATTGCAAAGAAGACTGTTAGCGGAGCTCTTTTGATTTTGGGAGATAATGAGAAGCTTAAAGATAGTGATATTTTTGTAAAGGAAAGATCTGTGGAACATTTTAACTTGTATAAAAAGGTCTAA
- a CDS encoding chemotaxis protein CheX encodes MRIDYIEPFLDAASSVLRDMLLVEDIKMGNPGLKSTNQKIKGVSVIVGLAGSVEGSIVIDMDIDTALFIASKLNFEDYVDFEDEETKEMVAATLTEVGNIIAGNFVTTLHAKGFIFDITPPAFIYGENMKISNKGSEALIVPFTLPDGKIIEVNIAIRERV; translated from the coding sequence ATGAGAATAGATTACATAGAACCATTTTTGGATGCTGCTTCTTCGGTTTTAAGGGATATGTTGCTTGTTGAAGATATTAAAATGGGAAACCCGGGGCTTAAGTCGACAAATCAGAAAATAAAAGGAGTTTCTGTAATTGTGGGGCTTGCAGGTTCTGTTGAGGGTAGTATTGTTATTGATATGGACATTGATACAGCTCTTTTTATTGCTTCTAAGTTGAATTTTGAAGATTATGTTGATTTTGAGGACGAGGAGACTAAGGAGATGGTTGCTGCTACTCTTACTGAGGTTGGCAATATTATTGCGGGTAATTTTGTTACCACTTTACATGCCAAGGGATTTATATTTGATATAACTCCACCGGCTTTTATTTATGGAGAGAATATGAAGATAAGTAATAAGGGTTCAGAGGCCTTGATTGTGCCATTTACCTTGCCAGATGGTAAGATTATAGAAGTTAATATTGCAATAAGGGAGAGGGTTTGA
- a CDS encoding response regulator, translated as MIQKTTIAMDSSVKPKGINYETGVPFNVLIVDDSVFTVKQLTQIFTSEGFNVIDTAADGEEAVIKYKNHYPNIDIVTLDITMPKMDGITCLSNIMEFDKNARVIMISALGKEQLVKDCLIKGAKTFIVKPLDRTKVLQRVMSVFVK; from the coding sequence ATGATCCAAAAGACTACTATTGCGATGGATTCTTCAGTTAAACCAAAGGGTATTAACTATGAGACGGGGGTTCCTTTTAATGTTTTGATTGTCGATGATTCGGTTTTTACTGTGAAGCAACTTACTCAAATTTTTACTTCTGAGGGATTTAATGTTATTGATACTGCTGCTGATGGTGAGGAGGCTGTGATTAAGTATAAGAATCATTATCCTAATATTGATATTGTTACTCTTGATATTACTATGCCTAAGATGGATGGGATAACTTGTCTTTCTAACATTATGGAATTTGATAAGAATGCTAGAGTTATAATGATTTCTGCATTGGGAAAGGAGCAGCTGGTTAAGGATTGTTTGATTAAGGGCGCTAAGACATTTATTGTGAAGCCTCTTGACAGGACTAAGGTGCTTCAGAGAGTTATGTCTGTGTTTGTTAAATGA